A single window of Deltaproteobacteria bacterium DNA harbors:
- a CDS encoding methyltransferase, translating into MNQAGIIRAARRPDGWRAAGPPPAGPQGVGGPGPGEDLCYLAGDWRILQRLDGHRWSLDDLVTAWFAARLLEEAPARTVLDLGCGIGAVLMLLAWRFPATRAVGIEAQEMSVALARRSVAWNGATGRCRVVLGDLRDPGLLPPAAFDLVAGTPPYLHPGSATPPSRVQCGPCHLEIRGGIEDYCVAAARWMAPGGRFVVCQAAAQVERVLAAAEAAGLGVDARLDVVPREGKAALFSVYGMRRAGEPGATAVHPPLVVRDRAGRRTDAFQALRREMGMPP; encoded by the coding sequence GTGAACCAGGCGGGAATCATCCGGGCCGCCCGCCGGCCGGACGGCTGGCGGGCGGCGGGGCCACCGCCGGCGGGCCCGCAGGGGGTGGGAGGTCCCGGTCCCGGCGAGGACCTCTGCTATCTGGCGGGCGACTGGCGGATCCTGCAGCGGCTCGACGGGCATCGCTGGTCGCTGGACGACCTCGTGACGGCCTGGTTCGCGGCCCGGCTCCTCGAGGAGGCCCCGGCCCGAACGGTCCTCGACCTCGGCTGCGGCATCGGTGCCGTCCTCATGCTGCTGGCGTGGCGGTTCCCCGCGACGCGCGCCGTCGGCATCGAGGCGCAGGAGATGAGCGTCGCGCTCGCCCGGCGCTCAGTCGCATGGAACGGCGCGACCGGCCGCTGCCGCGTCGTCCTCGGCGACCTGCGCGACCCGGGCTTGCTGCCGCCCGCGGCCTTCGACCTCGTCGCCGGGACGCCGCCGTACCTCCACCCGGGCAGCGCGACGCCGCCGTCGCGCGTCCAGTGTGGGCCGTGCCACCTGGAGATCCGGGGCGGAATCGAGGACTACTGCGTCGCCGCGGCGCGCTGGATGGCGCCGGGCGGCCGTTTCGTCGTCTGCCAGGCGGCGGCACAGGTCGAGCGTGTGCTCGCCGCGGCCGAGGCCGCGGGGCTCGGCGTCGACGCGCGACTCGACGTCGTCCCGCGCGAGGGGAAGGCGGCGCTGTTCTCGGTCTACGGCATGCGCCGCGCAGGCGAGCCCGGCGCGACGGCCGTGCACCCGCCGCTGGTCGTGCGCGATCGGGCGGGGCGGCGGACGGATGCGTTCCAGGCGTTGCGGCGCGAGATGGGGATGCCGCCCTGA
- a CDS encoding PAS domain S-box protein, translating to MPHAEAVRWTDDQAPVRAAARRRVAVRQLPRFALCWLGIAAGWHAVLVVESLLTPRDALLALVVAAAIVFAAAVLCRAHPEARRVLPIVATSCVLLGIAETALFAAVGADGDVLAFVLLMLYLATSLFFAWGWLPALVLQVTTTAAWLAATPSLTFYVPRIELVTGIVLGSLLSLGIAEGTARALRAALLHRRNELESRRALQASRDAYRDLAEKAPELIITTDQAGRFTYVNPAFARCFGVTPGELLGRPSGDCLSEHPVNAEVRSLLGAPHAVREPVPATVFEVRTLHGMRWLETSPSIIRDGRGQVVGVRAICRDVTERKQLERERDAVLIREQGARIDAEQARLQAERARAEAEAATRAKDQFLATLSHELRSPLSAVFHWTHMLRRGLVEPAKIDHTLEIIERNARAQTRLIEDLLDVTRIASGKLSVELSCVNLSSIAHAAVELVRGAAEGKRIALDVQREADVVPVRGDAIRLEQVLENLLTNAIKFTSDGGRVTVVVRRAGASAELVVRDTGIGIAPDVLPHVFERFQQDPSIAQQHGGLGLGLAIARHLVEMHGGTIEARSDGVRRGAAFTVRLPLDVESVKDTAAPAVEIARPAPEPSTLQRLCVLVVEDEPDAREFLTTLLTRFGADVIPAASVQEALAGLESGRPDVLVTDLVMPDEDGFTLIQKVRTMERAVGSRLPAIAVTALAGTEERQKAMAAGFDVHLTKPVEPIDVVTAVARAAAAREPRA from the coding sequence ATGCCGCACGCCGAAGCGGTTCGGTGGACCGACGACCAGGCGCCGGTGCGTGCGGCGGCTCGCCGGCGGGTGGCGGTCCGCCAGCTGCCGCGGTTTGCGCTGTGCTGGCTCGGGATCGCCGCAGGCTGGCACGCCGTCCTGGTCGTCGAGTCGCTCCTCACCCCGCGCGACGCGCTGCTCGCGCTGGTCGTCGCCGCGGCGATCGTCTTTGCCGCGGCGGTCCTGTGTCGCGCCCACCCCGAGGCGCGCCGGGTCCTGCCGATCGTGGCGACCTCATGCGTGCTGCTGGGCATCGCGGAGACGGCGCTCTTCGCCGCAGTGGGCGCCGACGGGGACGTGCTCGCCTTCGTGCTCCTGATGCTCTACCTGGCCACGTCGCTCTTTTTCGCCTGGGGTTGGCTCCCTGCGCTGGTGCTCCAGGTCACGACCACCGCCGCCTGGCTCGCGGCGACGCCGTCTCTCACCTTCTACGTACCGCGCATCGAGCTCGTCACGGGGATCGTCCTTGGCTCGCTGCTGTCCCTCGGCATCGCGGAAGGGACGGCGCGCGCGCTGCGCGCGGCGCTGCTGCACCGGCGGAACGAGCTCGAGAGCCGCCGGGCCCTGCAGGCGTCGCGGGACGCCTACCGCGACCTCGCCGAGAAGGCCCCGGAGCTGATCATCACGACCGATCAGGCAGGGCGGTTCACTTACGTGAACCCGGCATTCGCGCGTTGCTTCGGCGTGACGCCGGGGGAGCTGCTCGGGCGGCCGAGCGGCGACTGTCTCTCCGAGCATCCGGTCAACGCCGAGGTCCGAAGCCTCCTCGGCGCGCCCCACGCCGTGCGCGAGCCGGTGCCGGCCACGGTCTTCGAGGTCCGGACGCTGCACGGGATGCGGTGGCTCGAGACCAGCCCGTCGATCATCCGCGACGGCCGCGGGCAGGTGGTCGGGGTGCGAGCGATCTGCCGCGACGTGACCGAGCGGAAGCAGCTCGAACGGGAGCGTGACGCGGTCCTGATCCGCGAGCAGGGCGCGCGCATCGACGCCGAGCAGGCGCGCCTGCAGGCCGAGCGGGCGCGGGCCGAGGCCGAGGCGGCGACGCGGGCCAAGGACCAGTTCCTGGCGACGCTCTCGCACGAGCTGCGCTCGCCGCTGAGCGCCGTCTTCCACTGGACGCACATGCTGCGCCGGGGACTGGTCGAGCCGGCGAAGATCGACCACACGCTCGAGATCATCGAGCGCAACGCGCGTGCCCAGACCCGGCTCATCGAGGACCTGCTCGACGTGACGCGCATCGCGTCGGGCAAGCTGAGCGTCGAGCTGAGTTGCGTGAACCTGAGCTCGATCGCGCACGCGGCCGTCGAGCTCGTGCGCGGGGCGGCCGAGGGCAAGCGGATCGCCCTCGACGTCCAGCGGGAGGCGGACGTCGTCCCGGTGCGGGGCGACGCCATTCGGCTCGAGCAGGTCCTCGAGAACCTGCTGACCAACGCGATCAAGTTCACCTCGGACGGCGGCCGGGTGACGGTGGTCGTCCGGCGCGCGGGAGCGAGCGCCGAGCTGGTCGTGCGGGATACGGGGATCGGCATCGCCCCCGACGTCCTGCCCCACGTCTTCGAACGCTTTCAGCAGGACCCCTCGATCGCGCAGCAGCACGGCGGGCTCGGTCTCGGCCTCGCGATCGCCCGCCACCTGGTCGAGATGCACGGCGGTACCATCGAGGCGCGGAGCGACGGCGTGCGCCGCGGGGCGGCCTTCACGGTCCGCCTGCCGCTCGACGTCGAGTCCGTGAAGGACACGGCGGCGCCGGCGGTCGAGATCGCCCGGCCGGCGCCCGAGCCCTCCACGCTCCAGCGTCTCTGCGTCCTCGTGGTGGAGGACGAGCCCGACGCGCGCGAGTTCCTGACGACCCTGCTCACCCGATTCGGGGCAGACGTGATCCCCGCCGCGTCGGTGCAGGAGGCCCTGGCGGGCCTCGAGTCGGGGCGGCCCGATGTGCTGGTGACCGACCTCGTCATGCCGGACGAGGACGGCTTCACCCTCATCCAGAAGGTCCGCACCATGGAGCGCGCCGTCGGATCGAGGCTCCCGGCGATCGCGGTGACGGCGCTCGCGGGCACGGAGGAGCGGCAGAAAGCGATGGCCGCCGGCTTCGACGTCCACCTGACGAAGCCGGTGGAGCCGATCGACGTCGTCACCGCCGTCGCACGGGCCGCTGCCGCCCGGGAACCGCGCGCGTGA
- a CDS encoding DUF1329 domain-containing protein has translation MLLPSDPATFNATGLRSPSGCGPLRRGGEHGRDLRRRLLSSRIPWRVGVLAAAVLACAAHADVAPGDRITAENVERVKDLVSPGLEWCIRHGFPLTVTETRRIIWPQAYKEATEKYSQQVRLGADGLSLKDYVAGLPFPNLQPNDPQLAIKIMWNYNHNFFATDDLDARNFDADTGTIADHGPMSVERHFLLDHFRRLWWIGRLYVDPKPEKTPNPAGYELQQGLYPILEPYDVKGVGFVSNRYLDFAKQDDAWLYLPALRRIRRLSTAQRSDALFGQDTDVDSYGGYAGQVAWMDWKYLGERDLLAMVHGEHFPVKWNEKVDWAFDDVWEKRRVHVVEGVSKLPQYAFGKRVLFIDKEAWGIPYSDIYDRSGELWKIWINDVAIRKQILPGAIEYPEERIFAPAIVMVDMQLEHATKVSLPSLRFPGEQGWYFNQGEQAGITDDWFTVAALVNAGH, from the coding sequence CTGCTCCTACCGAGCGATCCCGCGACGTTCAATGCCACCGGCTTGCGCTCGCCGTCCGGCTGTGGACCTCTACGGCGCGGAGGCGAGCATGGCAGAGACCTTCGGAGGCGGTTGCTGAGCTCACGGATTCCCTGGCGCGTCGGGGTGCTCGCGGCAGCGGTCCTCGCGTGCGCCGCGCACGCCGACGTCGCGCCCGGCGACCGGATCACGGCCGAGAACGTCGAGCGGGTGAAGGACCTGGTGTCGCCCGGCCTCGAGTGGTGCATCCGCCACGGCTTTCCGCTCACCGTGACGGAGACCCGGCGCATCATCTGGCCGCAGGCCTACAAGGAGGCGACGGAGAAGTACTCGCAGCAGGTGCGGCTCGGCGCCGACGGCCTCTCGCTCAAGGACTACGTCGCGGGCCTGCCGTTCCCGAACCTGCAGCCGAACGACCCCCAGCTCGCGATCAAGATCATGTGGAACTACAACCACAACTTCTTCGCGACCGACGACCTCGACGCGCGCAACTTCGACGCCGACACCGGCACGATCGCGGACCACGGGCCGATGAGCGTCGAGCGGCACTTCCTCCTCGACCACTTCCGCCGTCTGTGGTGGATCGGGCGGCTCTACGTCGACCCGAAGCCCGAGAAGACCCCCAACCCGGCGGGCTACGAGCTGCAGCAGGGCCTCTACCCGATCCTCGAGCCGTACGATGTGAAGGGGGTCGGCTTCGTCAGCAACCGGTACCTCGACTTCGCCAAGCAGGACGACGCCTGGCTCTACCTGCCCGCGCTGCGCCGCATCCGCCGCCTGTCGACCGCGCAGCGCTCCGACGCGCTCTTCGGGCAGGACACCGACGTCGACAGCTACGGCGGCTACGCCGGCCAAGTCGCTTGGATGGACTGGAAGTATCTGGGGGAGCGTGACCTGCTCGCCATGGTGCACGGCGAGCACTTCCCGGTGAAATGGAACGAGAAGGTCGACTGGGCCTTCGACGACGTGTGGGAGAAAAGGCGCGTGCACGTGGTCGAAGGCGTCTCGAAGCTGCCGCAGTACGCCTTCGGCAAGCGCGTCCTCTTCATCGACAAGGAGGCCTGGGGCATCCCGTACAGCGACATCTACGACCGGTCGGGGGAGCTCTGGAAGATCTGGATCAACGACGTCGCGATCCGCAAGCAGATCCTCCCGGGCGCGATCGAGTATCCCGAGGAGCGCATCTTCGCGCCGGCCATCGTCATGGTCGACATGCAGCTCGAGCACGCGACCAAGGTCTCGCTGCCGAGCCTGCGCTTCCCGGGCGAGCAGGGCTGGTACTTCAACCAGGGCGAGCAGGCGGGCATCACCGACGACTGGTTCACGGTCGCGGCGCTGGTGAACGCGGGCCATTAG
- a CDS encoding sulfite exporter TauE/SafE family protein, giving the protein MPADPGSFALLAALVLVAAILYSSVGHAGASAYLAAMALFGVRPAAMKPAALVMNIVVASAGTARWWSAGLVPWELLWPLCAGSVPAAFAGGAVVLPVEVYRRVLAVILLGAALRLWFPARAGQLRPAPGPGVLVALGAGLGFLAGLTGIGGGIFLSPILILAGWQDPKRTAGASSTFILANSVAGLLGHLTGARDVPPGTGLLAAVALVGGLYGSWLGARRLPPLALRRLLAAVLLIAGGRLARGG; this is encoded by the coding sequence ATGCCGGCCGACCCGGGGAGCTTCGCGCTCCTCGCCGCCCTCGTGCTGGTGGCGGCCATCCTCTACTCGTCGGTCGGCCACGCGGGCGCCTCCGCCTACCTCGCGGCGATGGCGCTCTTCGGCGTGCGCCCGGCCGCCATGAAGCCGGCGGCGCTGGTCATGAACATCGTGGTGGCGAGCGCGGGTACGGCCCGATGGTGGTCGGCCGGGCTCGTGCCGTGGGAGCTGCTCTGGCCGCTCTGCGCGGGCTCCGTCCCGGCCGCGTTCGCGGGCGGCGCTGTCGTGCTGCCGGTCGAGGTCTATCGCCGCGTGCTGGCCGTGATCCTGCTCGGCGCCGCGCTGCGCCTCTGGTTTCCGGCCCGCGCAGGGCAGCTCCGGCCGGCGCCTGGACCCGGCGTGCTCGTCGCCCTCGGCGCCGGCCTCGGGTTCCTCGCCGGGCTCACCGGCATCGGCGGCGGCATCTTCCTCTCGCCGATCCTCATCCTCGCCGGCTGGCAGGATCCGAAGCGGACGGCGGGCGCCTCATCTACCTTCATCCTCGCCAACTCGGTGGCCGGCCTCCTCGGCCACCTGACCGGCGCGCGGGACGTTCCGCCGGGCACCGGCCTCCTCGCCGCGGTGGCGCTCGTGGGCGGCCTCTACGGCTCGTGGCTCGGCGCGCGGCGGCTGCCGCCGCTCGCGCTGCGGCGATTGCTCGCTGCCGTCCTCCTCATCGCCGGCGGCCGGCTCGCGCGCGGCGGCTGA
- a CDS encoding DNRLRE domain-containing protein, with translation MLADSGCPEARSRNPCRASPWSLSRGTRMAGERGLACFRQLRPIEPGLVRNVSHVCMPVGSTRPRLARAWFVVLLLLGRTAAAETDGVLAFTPDADTYVHARARGRSFGTARRLWVSDAPARQSFLRFTVTGIGARAVGQAVLRLTVGPGRRAASSTGGRVRLVTDNGWTEARTTYNTRPAAGPVLAQQGAVRAKQAVDFDVTAAVVGDGTYSFALDSPARDAVWYRSRQARSGRPELRVVLAPPEPKPEVLGVEDLGFGPAIEPDDNNKATAQKPESKLWYDDGTWWATLFEPGAGAYRIHRLDPATDTWIDTGTFVDERPMSRQDVLPDGGRLYMVSRFDGTPPVSRLLRFTYSPASRSHVLDPGFPVSIPGGGTESMTLARDSGGTLWIAYTLNDQVFVATTLGSDLDWSAPLVVPVAEGTTVRPDDIAGVQRLQGGIGVFWSNQLTDKFYFAVHRDGAPAADPAAWQLEIAAAGGRVADDHFNLKLASDGRLFAAVKTSHHTPSSALIGLLVRSPAGVWSPLHEVTDVASNPTRPLCVLDEAARRVYVFYSLDQSAIYYKTSDLDSISFPDGPGTPFIVSTLATDINNPTSTKQNVDASTGLVVLASSTERMTYWHRRIDLAPPVSTR, from the coding sequence ATGCTTGCGGACTCGGGATGCCCCGAAGCTCGATCGCGGAATCCCTGCAGAGCTTCGCCATGGAGTCTATCTCGAGGCACGCGCATGGCCGGCGAGCGCGGCTTGGCATGCTTCCGGCAATTGCGGCCAATCGAGCCGGGGCTGGTGAGGAACGTGTCGCACGTCTGCATGCCCGTGGGGTCGACGAGGCCGCGCCTCGCGCGCGCCTGGTTCGTGGTGCTCCTGCTGCTCGGCCGTACCGCCGCAGCGGAGACCGACGGGGTGCTGGCGTTCACGCCCGACGCCGACACCTACGTGCACGCCCGCGCGCGCGGTCGGAGCTTCGGCACCGCCCGGCGGCTCTGGGTGAGCGACGCGCCCGCGCGCCAGTCGTTCCTGCGCTTCACGGTCACCGGCATCGGCGCGCGCGCGGTCGGGCAAGCCGTGCTGCGCCTCACGGTGGGGCCGGGGCGGCGCGCCGCGAGCAGCACCGGGGGCAGGGTCCGCCTGGTCACTGACAACGGCTGGACCGAGGCGCGTACGACGTACAACACGCGGCCGGCGGCCGGCCCGGTGCTGGCGCAGCAGGGGGCCGTCAGGGCCAAGCAGGCGGTGGACTTCGACGTGACCGCGGCGGTCGTCGGCGACGGCACCTACAGCTTCGCGCTGGATAGCCCGGCGCGCGACGCCGTCTGGTACCGGAGCCGACAGGCCCGGAGCGGACGTCCCGAGCTCCGGGTGGTCCTCGCTCCACCCGAGCCGAAGCCGGAGGTGCTCGGCGTCGAGGACCTCGGCTTCGGTCCCGCCATCGAGCCCGACGACAACAACAAGGCGACCGCACAGAAGCCCGAAAGCAAGCTCTGGTACGACGACGGCACATGGTGGGCCACGCTCTTCGAGCCCGGCGCCGGCGCGTACCGCATCCACCGGCTCGATCCCGCCACCGACACCTGGATCGACACGGGGACCTTCGTCGACGAGCGCCCGATGAGCCGGCAGGACGTCCTCCCGGACGGCGGCAGGCTCTACATGGTGTCGCGTTTCGACGGGACCCCGCCCGTGAGCCGGCTCCTCCGCTTCACCTACTCGCCCGCCTCGCGCTCGCACGTGCTCGACCCCGGCTTTCCCGTGAGCATTCCCGGCGGCGGGACCGAGTCGATGACGCTCGCCAGGGACTCCGGCGGCACCCTCTGGATCGCCTACACCTTGAACGACCAGGTCTTCGTCGCGACCACGCTCGGCAGCGACCTCGACTGGAGCGCACCCCTCGTCGTGCCGGTCGCGGAGGGAACGACGGTCAGGCCCGACGACATCGCCGGGGTGCAGCGGCTGCAGGGCGGCATCGGGGTCTTCTGGAGCAACCAGCTCACCGACAAGTTCTACTTCGCGGTGCACCGTGACGGGGCGCCGGCGGCGGATCCGGCGGCGTGGCAGCTCGAGATCGCCGCCGCCGGCGGACGCGTCGCCGACGACCACTTCAACCTGAAGCTCGCCTCCGACGGCCGCCTCTTCGCCGCGGTGAAGACCAGCCACCACACTCCGAGCTCGGCGCTCATCGGTCTGCTCGTCCGCTCGCCGGCGGGCGTCTGGTCGCCGCTCCACGAGGTCACCGACGTCGCCTCCAACCCGACGCGGCCGCTCTGCGTGCTCGACGAGGCCGCGCGCCGCGTGTACGTGTTCTACTCGCTGGATCAGTCCGCCATCTACTACAAGACGAGCGACCTCGATTCGATCTCGTTCCCCGACGGCCCCGGCACGCCGTTCATCGTGAGCACGCTCGCGACCGACATCAACAACCCGACCAGCACCAAGCAGAACGTCGACGCGAGCACGGGTCTCGTGGTGCTCGCCTCGAGTACCGAGCGCATGACGTACTGGCACCGGCGGATCGATCTCGCGCCGCCGGTGAGCACTCGTTGA